The sequence below is a genomic window from Thermodesulfobium sp. 4217-1.
GCAATGAGCTTCTTTGGAATAGGCATCGTACTTGGCCCTGGCTTAGGACCTACTATCGGGGGCTGGATTACTGATAATATCAGTTGGAACTGGATCTTTTATATAAACATTCCTTTTGTAATTATAGATTTAATCTTAATTTTTATATTCATATTGAACAAATCAGAAAAATTTTCAAAGGGGATCAAGATTGACTATTTCGGGCTCATTACAATGGCATTGGGTCTTGGTGCGCTGCAAGTAATGCTTGAGAAGGGGCAAGAAAATAACTGGTTTAGTTCTCAATTTATAGTAAATCTTGCCATTGTTGCGGCAATATCATTGATCCTATTTGCAATTAGAGAATTTACCTGTGAAAAACCCGCAGTTAATCTAAAATTATTGAAAAATTTTGGTTTTTCCAATCCCACAGTCATTCAGGGAATATTCGGAATGGGTCTATTTGCTGGACTATTTTTGGTCCCTATTTTATTTCAGGAATCACTAGGATACAGCGCTACCGAAGCAGGGATCGCTATGATACCCAGAAGTATTTCTATGGCTATGTTTATGCCTATTGCGGGAAAGCTTTACAATAGAACTGGACCAAAGAAAATGATAATGTTCGCTGCTGCTCTGATATCTCTTAGTTTCCTGCCTCTTAGCTTTATGAGCCTTGACACGTCAGCGTGGGATCTATTCTGGCCCCAGTTTGTTCAAGGCATCGCATTTGCATTTATATTCGTATCGCTAAGCACCGTAGCGCTTATGGCCCTTGACAGAAAAGATATCGTTTCAGGCGCTGGGATTTTCAATCTTGTAAGAGTGCTATGCGGGAGTATAGGCACAGCTGTTTTTGCCACAGAACTTGAAAACTATCAAATTATAAATAGAGCCTACCTTACAGAGCACATTGTAACAAACAGCCCATATACCGTTCAAGGTTTTATGACAAACCCAGCAACACTGCTAAGTCCTTTTACCACATCACCAGCAATAACCAATTTTTTTGCTGGAATGAATCAAGTGCTTATGATGCAGGGAGCAAGCGCAGCAGATCTTCAAAATAAAGCGTATGCAATGCTCAGCAATTTTGTAGACAGGCAGGCATTGATAATGTCATTTAACAACGTATTTTTTACACTTTGCCTGTTGTTTTGCATTGCATTCCTTTTAAGTTTATTTATAGTAGAAAAAAAGTCATCCTGGCATAGAGATGGGGAAAGTAAGTAAAAGTAAATTTTCAAATTATTTAATACAACTAAAAATTATTAAAAATAACTTTACCTTTCTTTAAATCTCCTAAAATATTATCTCTTTTAGTAATCTTAGTAATCTTACTTCCAACAGATAAGTAAAATTTTGCATCAGTCATCTTTGGCTTATTTTTAGTAAAATCAAACTCGCCCAGCAACTCAATTTCCCCTTCAAAGGTTATATCATTGCTAAAGGGTATAAAATATAAGCTATCTTTGTCTTTGGCTATTTTTACTTTATTATTTTCTATTTGGAAAACGGTATCATTACTATCTTTTAACTCTTTTTTATTAACAAGTTCTAATTCTCCATA
It includes:
- a CDS encoding DHA2 family efflux MFS transporter permease subunit codes for the protein MIKLGFSQIMITVAVMICIFMSSLDISIVNVAIPTIRGAIGVSISEATWISTSYMLANVIIMPAINFLTSMFGKTRCFFAGVLLFGIGSFMCGFAWNLESIIIFRVLQGIGGGALIPLSQAILRETFPPNEQAKAMSFFGIGIVLGPGLGPTIGGWITDNISWNWIFYINIPFVIIDLILIFIFILNKSEKFSKGIKIDYFGLITMALGLGALQVMLEKGQENNWFSSQFIVNLAIVAAISLILFAIREFTCEKPAVNLKLLKNFGFSNPTVIQGIFGMGLFAGLFLVPILFQESLGYSATEAGIAMIPRSISMAMFMPIAGKLYNRTGPKKMIMFAAALISLSFLPLSFMSLDTSAWDLFWPQFVQGIAFAFIFVSLSTVALMALDRKDIVSGAGIFNLVRVLCGSIGTAVFATELENYQIINRAYLTEHIVTNSPYTVQGFMTNPATLLSPFTTSPAITNFFAGMNQVLMMQGASAADLQNKAYAMLSNFVDRQALIMSFNNVFFTLCLLFCIAFLLSLFIVEKKSSWHRDGESK